A portion of the Streptomyces griseiscabiei genome contains these proteins:
- a CDS encoding FHA domain-containing protein — translation MQIRLTVVDPLGPTSEPRGRATACDVLVTAPAGTALAAVASGLASAVGEGGAERLERSRETGAGQVVLYAGAERLDAQRCTLGEPPLIDGAVLSLGAPSEAGPEVDEAAAQLHVVAGPDAGGVHLLHGGKIHIGRSADADVPLDDPDVSRLHCAVTLAADGRVSVVDLGSTNGTTLDGTRVGDRPVRLAPGALLRIGESALRLASSSGARGITTAPDGEGHVRVAVGAGAGSGSGNSGGSEGCGAGSGPASGLGGVARGGSGAPGAGGSGQERAERRTVPGQGGVPGIERTTGSAGSGATGGAGRGAAPGAGREPVHQGADENGVGEPEAQTHGRLRDAHDPPGAARGSRAADAAPGDGDGRDGGFGGDGFGDGGEAPESGTRKGTPLRGTDVPRGVRKRGGFGAWARRLTGGRGQAGAEYDPYEYDAEDDEDERGAMASVLPAAGERLPETWPDPAALLLTALGPGARLWERGPGHPEALTVRLGTADRAAPDGSGLLPAVPVTTGLREVGALGLAGPRPRLTGLTRAVVAQLAALHSPDALELVLISADRSRSAEERAADWSWLGWLPHLRPSHGQDCRLLLAYDREQTTARLDELLRRVEDHAADTAGHAPGSTPGAGNGRTPGGSRAAGAGGLSGPGDGAGVSGRRAVRRPSWAREDGPAGEGFAGPYTVVIVDGDPGGADVREAVVRLAQEGPLAGIHVVCLAETESASPSSPVTETYTAACEVSPAFRACGAVALLSGDVATALRLLRVTSAGHVTGGGSGASEQTGPGRTEGARAASPAPDHAPAPSAGHARGADTGASSSRTHTHIDLARGARSGADERTHPGTQDIPALDASDAADAPGLLNHGTVAVLDAVSAAWAERFARALAPLRTDGAAGDRQARVSAPLPQSARLLDELGLARATPASLMARWADAADDTTALGGRAWAVLGAGPRGPVSVDLVAEGPHLLIEGPVGSGRTELLRSVAASLAAAERPDRLGIALVDGRDGGAGGAAGAGGGRAAEGLAVCTDLPHVGTHLTANDPVRMREFAQSLISELKRRYELLGGLGFGEWHTRRAVSGRIVPQRSAPSGASGTGSGPAGAADLDSSSSSTLRLRPAASRRTADQDGRGAAGTNPASELPRLVVVVDDLDALLSPPLGSTGRPAAGSVVRALEAVAREGERLGVHLVATTGVGGRTGEGELARAAGGRVVLSAPVPGPEEPAPGRGELLGEGDRTTAFQAGRVTGRIPRTATLRPTVVPLDWARMGDPPARRPVRELGNGPTDLALLASALDRAAREVSATNVPSLL, via the coding sequence ATGCAGATCCGGCTGACCGTCGTAGACCCGCTGGGACCGACCTCCGAGCCGCGAGGACGTGCCACGGCCTGCGACGTGCTGGTCACGGCGCCCGCCGGGACGGCCCTGGCGGCCGTGGCCTCGGGCCTCGCCTCCGCCGTCGGCGAGGGCGGCGCGGAGCGTCTCGAGCGCAGCCGGGAGACCGGCGCCGGGCAGGTCGTGCTGTACGCCGGTGCCGAGCGCCTCGACGCCCAGCGCTGCACGCTGGGCGAGCCGCCCCTCATCGACGGCGCCGTGCTCTCCCTGGGCGCCCCCTCCGAAGCGGGTCCCGAGGTCGACGAGGCCGCCGCGCAGCTCCATGTCGTGGCCGGCCCCGACGCGGGCGGTGTCCATCTGCTGCACGGCGGCAAGATCCATATCGGCCGCTCCGCCGACGCCGACGTCCCCCTCGACGACCCGGACGTCTCCCGCCTGCACTGCGCGGTCACCCTCGCCGCCGACGGCCGGGTCTCCGTCGTCGACCTGGGCTCCACCAACGGCACCACCCTCGACGGCACCCGCGTCGGCGACCGCCCGGTCCGCCTGGCCCCGGGCGCCCTCCTGCGCATCGGCGAGTCCGCCCTCCGCCTGGCCTCGTCCTCCGGGGCCCGGGGGATCACGACGGCACCCGACGGAGAGGGTCACGTCCGCGTGGCGGTCGGAGCGGGGGCGGGCTCAGGCTCCGGGAATTCCGGGGGTTCCGAGGGTTGCGGGGCGGGCTCGGGGCCCGCTTCCGGTCTCGGCGGAGTGGCCCGCGGGGGTTCGGGCGCGCCGGGGGCCGGGGGTTCCGGGCAGGAGCGGGCCGAGCGGCGGACGGTGCCGGGGCAGGGCGGGGTGCCCGGCATCGAGCGGACGACGGGGAGCGCGGGGTCCGGCGCGACCGGGGGCGCGGGGCGCGGGGCCGCGCCCGGTGCCGGCCGGGAGCCGGTGCACCAGGGCGCCGACGAGAACGGCGTGGGCGAGCCGGAAGCGCAGACCCATGGCCGTCTCCGCGACGCCCACGACCCGCCCGGCGCCGCCCGGGGTTCCCGCGCCGCCGACGCCGCGCCCGGTGACGGCGACGGAAGGGACGGTGGCTTCGGGGGCGACGGTTTCGGGGACGGCGGCGAGGCCCCCGAGTCCGGCACCCGCAAGGGCACACCCCTCCGGGGGACGGACGTACCGCGCGGGGTGCGCAAGCGGGGCGGGTTCGGAGCCTGGGCCCGGCGGCTGACCGGCGGGCGGGGGCAGGCGGGGGCCGAGTACGACCCGTACGAGTACGACGCGGAGGACGACGAGGACGAGCGCGGGGCGATGGCCTCGGTGCTCCCGGCGGCCGGTGAGCGGCTGCCGGAGACCTGGCCGGATCCGGCGGCGCTGCTGCTGACCGCGCTCGGTCCGGGCGCCCGGCTGTGGGAGCGGGGGCCCGGGCACCCGGAGGCGCTGACGGTGCGGCTGGGCACGGCGGACCGGGCGGCGCCGGACGGCTCGGGGCTGCTGCCGGCGGTGCCGGTGACCACCGGGCTGCGCGAGGTCGGCGCGCTGGGGCTGGCCGGGCCGCGCCCCCGGCTGACGGGGCTGACCCGCGCGGTCGTGGCGCAGCTCGCCGCGCTGCACTCCCCCGATGCCCTGGAGCTGGTCCTGATCAGCGCGGACCGCTCCCGTTCCGCCGAGGAGCGCGCCGCCGACTGGTCCTGGCTCGGCTGGCTCCCCCACCTCCGCCCCTCCCACGGCCAGGACTGCCGGCTCCTCCTCGCCTACGACCGCGAGCAGACGACGGCCCGGCTGGACGAACTGCTGCGCCGCGTCGAGGACCACGCGGCGGACACGGCGGGCCATGCCCCCGGAAGCACGCCGGGCGCGGGCAACGGGCGTACGCCGGGCGGGAGTCGTGCGGCGGGCGCCGGAGGGCTCTCGGGGCCCGGGGACGGAGCCGGAGTCTCGGGGCGGCGGGCCGTGCGGAGGCCGTCGTGGGCCCGGGAGGACGGACCGGCGGGCGAGGGCTTCGCGGGGCCGTACACGGTGGTGATCGTGGACGGGGACCCCGGGGGCGCCGATGTGCGGGAGGCCGTGGTGCGGCTGGCCCAGGAGGGGCCGCTCGCCGGGATCCATGTGGTGTGCCTCGCCGAGACGGAGTCCGCGTCACCCTCCTCACCGGTGACGGAGACGTACACGGCGGCCTGCGAGGTCTCGCCCGCGTTCCGCGCCTGCGGGGCCGTCGCCCTGCTCAGCGGTGACGTCGCCACGGCGCTGCGGCTGCTGCGGGTCACCTCCGCCGGGCACGTCACGGGGGGCGGCTCCGGAGCTTCGGAACAGACGGGACCCGGCCGTACGGAGGGCGCGCGCGCCGCGTCCCCCGCCCCCGATCACGCCCCCGCTCCCTCCGCCGGTCACGCGCGCGGTGCGGACACCGGCGCCTCGTCGAGCCGTACGCACACCCATATCGACCTCGCGCGGGGCGCGCGCTCCGGAGCCGACGAGCGGACGCACCCCGGCACCCAGGACATCCCCGCGCTGGACGCGAGCGACGCGGCCGACGCACCCGGACTGCTGAACCACGGCACGGTGGCCGTGCTGGACGCCGTGTCGGCGGCGTGGGCGGAGCGGTTCGCGCGGGCGCTCGCGCCGCTGCGGACGGACGGAGCGGCCGGGGACCGGCAGGCGCGGGTGTCGGCGCCGCTGCCGCAGTCGGCGCGGCTGCTGGACGAGTTGGGGCTGGCGCGGGCCACCCCCGCGTCGCTGATGGCCCGCTGGGCGGACGCGGCCGACGACACGACGGCGCTCGGCGGGCGCGCCTGGGCCGTGCTCGGCGCCGGGCCGCGCGGACCGGTCTCCGTGGACCTGGTCGCCGAGGGCCCCCACCTCCTGATCGAGGGGCCGGTGGGCAGCGGCCGTACGGAGCTGCTGCGGTCCGTGGCCGCCTCGCTCGCCGCCGCCGAGCGGCCCGACCGGCTGGGCATCGCCCTGGTGGACGGACGGGACGGCGGTGCCGGTGGCGCCGCCGGGGCCGGTGGGGGACGTGCCGCCGAGGGGCTGGCGGTCTGTACGGACCTGCCCCATGTGGGGACGCATCTCACGGCCAACGACCCGGTCCGGATGCGGGAGTTCGCGCAGTCGCTGATCTCCGAGCTGAAGCGGCGGTACGAGCTGCTGGGCGGGCTGGGGTTCGGGGAGTGGCACACCCGGCGGGCGGTCTCGGGGCGTATCGTCCCGCAGCGTTCGGCGCCCTCGGGAGCCTCGGGCACGGGGTCCGGACCGGCCGGGGCCGCCGATCTCGACTCGTCGTCCAGTTCCACCCTGCGGCTGCGACCGGCGGCGAGCCGCAGAACCGCCGACCAGGACGGCAGGGGGGCGGCCGGGACGAACCCCGCCTCGGAGCTGCCCCGGCTCGTCGTCGTCGTCGACGACCTCGACGCCCTGCTGTCACCGCCGCTGGGTTCCACCGGCCGGCCCGCCGCCGGATCGGTCGTACGGGCCCTGGAGGCGGTGGCCCGGGAGGGTGAGCGGCTCGGGGTGCATCTCGTCGCCACGACCGGTGTCGGGGGGCGCACGGGCGAGGGTGAGCTGGCGCGTGCGGCCGGTGGGCGGGTCGTGCTGAGCGCGCCCGTGCCGGGACCGGAGGAACCCGCCCCCGGGCGGGGGGAGTTGCTGGGCGAGGGTGACCGTACGACCGCGTTCCAGGCGGGCCGCGTCACCGGACGCATCCCCCGCACGGCCACACTCCGCCCGACCGTCGTCCCCCTCGACTGGGCCCGCATGGGCGACCCCCCCGCCCGCCGCCCCGTCCGCGAACTGGGCAACGGCCCCACGGACCTGGCCCTCCTGGCCAGCGCCTTGGACCGCGCGGCCCGAGAGGTCTCGGCGACGAACGTACCGTCCCTGCTGTAA
- a CDS encoding carbohydrate ABC transporter permease, whose protein sequence is MTTVEERPAAAKTVGTVGKRSVASRLASGAAGGALRVFLLLVALFWLVPTFGLLVSSFRDPTDISTSGWWKVFSAPAQLTTKSYQSLLENDDITSALFNTVWITVPATLLVVLIGAMAGYAFAWLDFKGRDWWFMGVVGLLVVPVQVALIPLSGLFRDLGIFGDIIGVVLFHVGFGLPFAIFLLRNFFAEIPRELLEAARLDGAGEVRLFATVVLPLAAPALASLGIFQFLWVWNDMLVALVFSSSDSQPLTVALQQQVRQFGSNIEILAPGAFISMVIPLAVFFAFQRQFVSGVMAGAVK, encoded by the coding sequence GTGACGACTGTCGAGGAACGCCCCGCGGCTGCCAAGACCGTCGGGACCGTCGGGAAACGCTCCGTCGCCTCCCGGCTCGCGAGCGGCGCGGCCGGGGGCGCACTGCGGGTGTTTCTGCTCCTTGTGGCGCTGTTCTGGCTGGTGCCGACGTTCGGGCTGCTGGTCTCGTCGTTCCGTGATCCGACCGACATCTCCACCTCGGGGTGGTGGAAGGTGTTCTCCGCTCCGGCCCAACTCACCACCAAGAGCTACCAGTCGCTCCTGGAGAACGACGACATCACCAGCGCCCTCTTCAACACGGTCTGGATCACGGTGCCGGCGACCCTGCTGGTCGTCCTGATCGGCGCGATGGCCGGATACGCCTTCGCCTGGCTGGACTTCAAGGGCCGTGACTGGTGGTTCATGGGCGTGGTGGGGCTGCTGGTGGTGCCGGTGCAGGTGGCGCTGATCCCGCTGTCCGGTCTCTTCCGGGACCTCGGGATCTTCGGCGACATCATCGGGGTCGTCCTCTTCCACGTCGGCTTCGGACTGCCGTTCGCGATCTTCCTGTTGCGCAACTTCTTCGCGGAGATCCCGCGGGAGCTGCTGGAGGCGGCGCGGCTGGACGGGGCCGGTGAGGTACGGCTGTTCGCGACCGTCGTACTGCCGCTCGCCGCACCGGCGTTGGCGTCCCTCGGGATCTTCCAGTTCCTGTGGGTGTGGAACGACATGCTGGTCGCGCTGGTCTTCTCCAGCTCCGACTCCCAGCCGCTGACGGTCGCACTCCAGCAGCAGGTACGGCAGTTCGGCAGCAACATCGAGATCCTCGCGCCGGGCGCGTTCATCTCGATGGTGATCCCACTGGCCGTGTTCTTCGCGTTCCAGAGGCAGTTCGTGTCGGGGGTGATGGCGGGAGCGGTGAAGTAG
- a CDS encoding carbohydrate ABC transporter permease: protein MTGTRLWVAVLFLLPALVLLGALVVYPIGYSVWRSLFDADGSGFVGLDNYAEIFTDDATLVAVRNTAIWVAVAPALVTALGLIFAVLTERVRWGTAFKLIVFMPMAISMLAAGIIFRLVYEQDPDQGVANAVVTSVHDVFVDESVYPKARPNAQVSDLKASGGGSFTTEGTVRAGTPALLPLVGIAPNSLPGDARDAKAATAEGDGVTGTVWLDFRLGGGGEKGAVDPGEKGLKGVEVEAVKDGRVVASTSSGADGTFSLPASADGAQLRLPGSNFAAPYNGIDWLGPTLVTPAVIGSYIWMWAGFAMVLIAAGLAGVDRNLLEAARVDGANEWQVFRKVTVPLLAPVLVVVLVTLMINVMKVFDLVYIIAPQPTQDEANVLALQLYLVSYGGGGDFGLGSAIGVVLLLLVLPVMWVNIRRLRKERQR from the coding sequence GTGACGGGCACCCGGCTGTGGGTGGCGGTGCTGTTCCTGCTGCCCGCGCTGGTGCTGCTCGGCGCGCTCGTGGTCTACCCGATCGGGTACTCGGTCTGGCGGAGCCTGTTCGACGCGGACGGCTCGGGCTTCGTCGGCCTCGACAACTACGCGGAGATCTTCACCGACGACGCCACCCTCGTCGCCGTACGCAACACCGCGATCTGGGTCGCGGTGGCCCCGGCGCTCGTCACCGCGCTCGGGCTGATCTTCGCGGTGCTCACCGAACGGGTGCGCTGGGGAACGGCGTTCAAGCTGATCGTCTTCATGCCGATGGCGATCTCGATGCTGGCCGCGGGCATCATCTTCCGGCTGGTGTACGAGCAGGACCCGGACCAGGGGGTCGCCAACGCGGTCGTGACCTCCGTGCACGACGTGTTCGTGGACGAGTCGGTGTATCCGAAGGCCCGGCCCAATGCCCAGGTGAGCGATCTGAAGGCGTCCGGCGGCGGGTCGTTCACCACGGAGGGGACCGTGCGGGCGGGCACCCCGGCGCTCCTCCCCCTCGTCGGGATCGCCCCGAACAGCCTGCCCGGCGACGCCCGGGACGCGAAGGCGGCCACCGCCGAGGGTGACGGTGTCACCGGGACCGTCTGGCTGGACTTCCGGCTCGGCGGCGGCGGTGAGAAGGGGGCCGTCGACCCGGGCGAGAAGGGGCTGAAGGGCGTCGAGGTCGAGGCGGTGAAGGACGGCAGGGTCGTCGCCTCCACGAGCAGCGGCGCCGACGGCACGTTCAGCCTCCCGGCGTCGGCCGACGGAGCCCAACTGCGGCTGCCCGGCTCGAACTTCGCGGCGCCCTACAACGGCATCGACTGGCTCGGCCCGACGCTCGTCACCCCGGCCGTGATCGGCTCGTACATCTGGATGTGGGCGGGCTTCGCGATGGTGCTGATCGCGGCGGGGCTCGCCGGGGTCGACCGCAATCTGCTGGAGGCGGCCCGGGTGGACGGGGCGAACGAGTGGCAGGTGTTCCGCAAGGTCACCGTGCCGCTGCTGGCGCCGGTCCTGGTCGTCGTCCTCGTCACGCTGATGATCAACGTGATGAAGGTGTTCGACCTCGTCTACATCATCGCCCCCCAGCCCACCCAGGACGAGGCCAACGTCCTCGCCCTGCAGCTCTACTTGGTGTCGTACGGCGGTGGGGGCGACTTCGGTCTCGGCAGCGCGATCGGTGTGGTCCTGCTGCTGCTCGTGCTGCCGGTGATGTGGGTCAACATCCGGCGCCTCAGGAAGGAGCGCCAGCGGTGA
- a CDS encoding serine/threonine-protein kinase, with amino-acid sequence MRPVGSKYLLEEPIGRGATGTVWRARQRETAGAEAAVPGHPGETVAIKVLKEELASDADIVMRFLRERSVLLRLTHPNVVRVRDLVVEGDLLALVMDLVEGPDLHRYLRENGPLSPVGAALMTAQIADALAASHADGVVHRDLKPANVLLKQDGGEMHPMLTDFGIARLADSPGLTRTSEFVGTPAYVAPESAEGQPQTSAVDIYGAGILMYELVTGRPPFNGQSALEVLHQHLSAEPRRPSTVPDPLWTIIERCLRKNPRERPSAVNLARALRIVAEGVGVHANSMQIAAAEGVGHILAPDPAPAQVPGAAPDAFGSADPTQVLPHGAGAYDPNAATSVLPHTSGPAGSGDATTVLPHTSGADPTSVMPPVPSHDPGGQQPEQPHPWQNQLRAARDRNEQTQVQYLDPNEDPLRRRPQRQVNRPQQAPQQPPRQPQQQPPRRQQRAPQGGPGPGYGQPQQQQQYAPPPAPQPQRRQPERYAPAPQQPAPRPQREPRPPREPRQRSANPMRIPGLGCLKGCLFMIVLLFVGGWLIWEFTPLQGWVGTGKSWWGQLSDWVGQVGKWIGELDNGSGK; translated from the coding sequence GTGCGGCCGGTAGGCAGTAAGTACCTCCTTGAGGAGCCGATTGGACGCGGCGCCACAGGCACTGTCTGGCGCGCCCGCCAGCGGGAGACCGCGGGAGCCGAGGCGGCCGTGCCCGGCCACCCCGGCGAGACCGTGGCGATCAAGGTCCTCAAGGAAGAGCTCGCGAGCGACGCGGACATCGTGATGCGGTTCCTGCGGGAGCGCTCCGTGCTGCTCCGGCTCACCCATCCGAACGTCGTGCGGGTGCGGGACCTCGTCGTCGAGGGTGATCTGCTGGCCCTGGTCATGGACCTGGTCGAGGGCCCCGACCTGCACCGCTACCTCCGGGAGAACGGCCCCCTCTCGCCGGTCGGCGCGGCCCTGATGACCGCCCAGATCGCCGACGCGCTCGCCGCCAGCCACGCCGACGGCGTCGTCCACCGCGATCTGAAGCCCGCGAACGTCCTGCTCAAGCAGGACGGCGGCGAGATGCACCCGATGCTGACGGACTTCGGCATCGCCCGTCTCGCCGACTCCCCGGGCCTCACCCGGACCAGCGAGTTCGTCGGCACGCCCGCGTACGTCGCCCCCGAGTCCGCCGAGGGCCAGCCGCAGACCTCCGCCGTCGACATCTACGGCGCCGGCATCCTCATGTACGAACTGGTCACCGGACGCCCGCCGTTCAACGGCCAGTCCGCGCTGGAGGTGCTGCACCAGCACCTCAGTGCCGAGCCGCGCCGCCCGTCCACCGTCCCCGACCCGCTGTGGACGATCATCGAGCGCTGTCTGCGCAAGAACCCGCGCGAGCGGCCCAGCGCCGTCAACCTCGCCCGCGCGCTCCGTATCGTCGCCGAGGGCGTCGGGGTGCACGCGAACTCGATGCAGATCGCCGCCGCCGAGGGCGTGGGCCACATCCTCGCCCCCGACCCGGCCCCGGCGCAGGTGCCGGGCGCCGCCCCGGACGCGTTCGGCTCGGCCGATCCGACCCAGGTGCTGCCGCACGGCGCCGGCGCGTACGACCCGAACGCCGCGACCAGCGTGCTCCCGCACACCTCCGGTCCGGCGGGCTCGGGCGACGCCACGACCGTGCTGCCGCACACCTCCGGCGCCGACCCGACGTCCGTGATGCCGCCGGTGCCGTCGCACGACCCCGGCGGGCAGCAGCCCGAGCAGCCGCACCCCTGGCAGAACCAGCTCCGCGCGGCCCGCGACCGCAACGAGCAGACGCAGGTCCAGTACCTCGACCCGAACGAGGACCCGCTGCGGCGCCGGCCGCAGCGGCAGGTCAACCGGCCGCAGCAGGCTCCGCAGCAGCCGCCGCGACAGCCGCAGCAGCAGCCGCCGCGCCGGCAGCAGCGGGCGCCTCAGGGAGGCCCCGGTCCGGGGTACGGCCAGCCGCAGCAGCAACAGCAGTACGCGCCCCCGCCCGCGCCACAGCCGCAGCGGCGGCAGCCGGAGCGGTACGCGCCCGCGCCGCAGCAGCCCGCTCCGCGGCCTCAGCGGGAGCCCCGGCCGCCGCGCGAGCCGCGGCAGCGCAGTGCCAACCCGATGCGGATTCCGGGGCTCGGGTGCCTCAAGGGGTGCCTGTTCATGATCGTGCTGCTCTTCGTGGGTGGTTGGCTCATCTGGGAGTTCACGCCGCTTCAGGGGTGGGTCGGCACGGGGAAGAGCTGGTGGGGCCAGCTGTCCGACTGGGTCGGCCAAGTGGGCAAGTGGATCGGGGAACTGGACAACGGCTCGGGTAAGTAG
- a CDS encoding serine/threonine-protein kinase has translation MGRKIGSRYTANQILGRGSAGTVWLGEGPEGPVAIKLLREDLSSDQELVSRFVQERTALLGLDHPNVVSVRDLVVDGNDLALVMDLVRGTDLRTRLDRERRMAPESAVAIVADIADGLAAAHAAGVVHRDVKPENVLLDMQGPLGPGGAHPALLTDFGVAKLIDSPRRTRATKIIGTPDYLAPEIVEGLPPRAAVDIYALATVLYELLAGFTPFGGGHPGAVLRRHVTETVVPLPGIPEELWQLLVQCLAKAPASRLRASELAARLREQLPLLAGMPPLDVDEPGTESGDGYEEEPAEAAAAPRERVRRGAVPLVPGAKPDSNRDTHTSMRVPGPDELAGGARGTARVPRAAGAPRPGSARNRGSVVRRRRITLGAAAVALIAAVGVGAYAASSGDGDGGAPSDTRNSAPGNP, from the coding sequence TTGGGACGGAAGATCGGAAGCCGGTACACCGCGAACCAGATTCTGGGGCGGGGCAGCGCCGGCACGGTGTGGCTGGGTGAGGGCCCGGAGGGCCCCGTCGCCATCAAGCTGCTGCGCGAGGACCTCTCGTCCGACCAGGAACTCGTCAGCCGCTTCGTCCAGGAGCGCACCGCGCTGCTGGGCCTCGACCACCCGAACGTGGTCTCCGTCCGCGACCTCGTCGTCGACGGCAACGACCTCGCCCTCGTCATGGACCTCGTCCGGGGCACCGACCTGCGCACCCGCCTCGACCGGGAGCGCCGTATGGCCCCCGAGTCGGCGGTCGCCATAGTGGCCGACATCGCCGACGGCCTCGCGGCGGCGCACGCGGCCGGGGTCGTCCACCGGGACGTCAAGCCGGAGAACGTGCTGCTGGACATGCAGGGCCCGCTCGGCCCCGGCGGCGCCCACCCGGCCCTCCTCACCGACTTCGGCGTCGCCAAGCTGATCGACTCCCCCCGCCGCACCCGTGCCACGAAGATCATCGGTACGCCGGACTATCTCGCCCCCGAGATCGTCGAGGGCCTGCCGCCCCGCGCGGCCGTGGACATCTACGCCCTCGCGACCGTGCTGTACGAGCTGCTGGCCGGGTTCACCCCGTTCGGCGGCGGGCACCCCGGGGCCGTACTGCGCCGCCATGTCACCGAGACCGTCGTCCCGCTGCCCGGTATCCCCGAGGAGCTGTGGCAGCTGCTCGTGCAGTGCCTCGCCAAGGCGCCGGCCTCCCGGCTGCGCGCGTCCGAGCTGGCGGCCCGGCTGCGGGAGCAGCTGCCGCTGCTGGCCGGGATGCCGCCGCTGGACGTCGACGAGCCCGGGACCGAGTCCGGCGACGGATACGAGGAGGAGCCCGCCGAGGCCGCCGCCGCGCCGCGTGAGCGGGTACGGCGGGGGGCGGTGCCGCTGGTGCCGGGCGCCAAGCCGGACTCCAACCGGGACACGCACACGTCGATGCGGGTGCCGGGGCCGGACGAGCTGGCCGGGGGTGCGCGGGGGACCGCGCGGGTGCCCCGGGCGGCGGGGGCGCCGCGGCCCGGTTCCGCGCGGAACCGGGGGAGCGTGGTGCGGCGGCGCCGGATCACCCTGGGTGCGGCGGCGGTGGCTCTGATCGCGGCGGTGGGGGTGGGGGCGTACGCGGCCAGCTCGGGGGACGGGGACGGTGGGGCGCCGTCCGACACGAGGAATTCTGCGCCGGGGAATCCCTGA
- a CDS encoding ABC transporter substrate-binding protein: MLGTYGTHQPNPPTRPTTSPPTHKALAALAVGALALSLTACGGGDDDSGDEGGTGGTGGNEATVQLPELDGQKLEVAAVFTGPELANFQKVLDEFEKRTGASVTFVPTGNNTSTFLGTKIEGGKPPDVAFLPQVGVLHQFAEKGWVKPLGAEAQAQLDKNFSDGWKDLGAYEGKQYGVYAKAANKSLVWYNTAAFEAAGITEEPKTWDDFLQTAQTLSDAGSPAVSVGGADGWTLTDWFENVYLSQAGPEKYDQLAKHEIKWTDPSVKDALTTLAELWGKDDLLAGGSSGALQTDYIKSITNTFTGDTPAGMVFEGDFVAVTVNGDTDAKIGTDAKVFPFPAVGDASPVVTGGDAAVALKDGKGAQALLTFLASTDAAEIWAAQGGYLSPNKEMDQASYKDDVTREIAGALHAAGDDFRFDMSDQAPAAFGGTQGTGEWKDLQDFLKDPDDVAGAQKQLETDAAKAYGNG; the protein is encoded by the coding sequence ATGCTCGGTACATATGGCACACACCAGCCCAATCCCCCCACCCGCCCCACCACCTCTCCCCCCACACACAAAGCCCTCGCGGCCCTCGCCGTCGGCGCCCTCGCCCTCTCCCTCACCGCCTGCGGCGGCGGTGACGACGACAGCGGCGACGAGGGCGGCACAGGAGGTACCGGCGGCAACGAGGCCACCGTCCAACTCCCCGAGCTGGACGGCCAGAAGCTGGAGGTCGCGGCGGTCTTCACCGGCCCGGAACTGGCCAACTTCCAGAAGGTGCTGGACGAGTTCGAGAAGCGCACCGGCGCCTCGGTGACGTTCGTCCCCACCGGCAACAACACGTCCACGTTCCTCGGGACGAAGATCGAGGGCGGCAAGCCGCCGGACGTCGCGTTCCTGCCCCAGGTCGGCGTGTTGCACCAGTTCGCCGAGAAGGGCTGGGTGAAACCGCTCGGGGCCGAGGCCCAGGCCCAGTTGGACAAGAACTTCTCGGACGGCTGGAAGGACCTCGGCGCCTACGAGGGCAAGCAGTACGGCGTGTACGCCAAGGCCGCCAACAAGTCCCTGGTCTGGTACAACACCGCGGCCTTCGAGGCGGCGGGGATCACCGAGGAGCCGAAGACCTGGGACGACTTCCTGCAGACCGCGCAGACGCTGTCGGACGCCGGTTCACCGGCCGTGTCCGTGGGCGGCGCCGACGGCTGGACGCTCACCGACTGGTTCGAGAACGTCTATCTCTCGCAGGCGGGCCCGGAGAAGTACGACCAGCTCGCCAAGCACGAGATCAAGTGGACGGACCCCTCGGTCAAGGACGCCCTGACCACGCTCGCCGAGCTGTGGGGCAAGGACGACCTGCTCGCGGGCGGCTCCTCGGGCGCGCTGCAGACCGACTACATCAAGTCGATCACCAACACCTTCACCGGGGACACCCCGGCCGGCATGGTCTTCGAGGGCGACTTCGTGGCCGTCACCGTCAACGGCGACACGGACGCGAAGATCGGCACGGACGCCAAGGTGTTCCCGTTCCCGGCGGTCGGCGACGCCTCCCCCGTGGTCACCGGCGGTGACGCGGCCGTGGCGCTGAAGGACGGCAAGGGCGCGCAGGCGCTGCTGACCTTCCTCGCCTCGACCGACGCGGCGGAGATCTGGGCGGCACAGGGCGGCTACCTCTCCCCCAACAAGGAGATGGACCAGGCCAGTTACAAGGACGACGTCACCCGGGAGATCGCGGGGGCGCTGCACGCGGCGGGCGACGACTTCCGCTTCGACATGTCCGACCAGGCCCCGGCGGCGTTCGGCGGCACCCAGGGCACGGGTGAGTGGAAGGACCTCCAGGACTTCCTGAAGGACCCCGACGACGTGGCCGGTGCCCAGAAACAGCTGGAGACCGACGCGGCGAAGGCCTACGGGAACGGCTGA